TTTTTCTTGCCGATCATGAGCGACATCAGAAAAGTCAGGCCATAAAATCCGACCAGTAAAAGCAATGCGGTGGTGCCGGACAGTTGGTAAAAGGCGGTTTGTTCTTGCATATACGTTCTATCGTCCTGGTTAAGGCTGCGCAATGACATGGACGCAGCCGTCCCCTGGTCCGAAGTTCGCGCATCCGGACACAAGGGCTGAGAGAAACACAAATAAGGTGCCTCTGTTGAATCGAGCGCACGTAACCACAATTGCAATCGCTGGCGGATTGGATAGACATCGAAATGCCAATGACAATGCATTCGCTGCGGGCTTTATTAGCCGATAGCGTTGCCTGTCAGGTCGACCTTGCGATTGTCGTGGTCAGCCCTGGCCAATTGGACAGGACGTGCGCTGGCGGTCATAGGGACCGGCCGGGTTGTTCCGCAGTCAAAGACTGGGCGTGTTGTTCGGCAAATGCCGGGCTGCGAAGCAGCCTGATGACGGGGACGTTTCCCCTGGAATAAACCTTATGGGTTTGTTTCTGCAGCAACAAGCCGGTGTAGGGCTTTAGCATGGTTTGAATACCTGCGGTTGCCTATCTGCAGACAATTACAGTCAAAATTCATTATGTCAACCGTAATACACGGCGTAGTGTATAGGAATTGCGACCACAAGTCCAGCCGGGGATATGGATCATATGGATGACTGCGCTGCGCAGGGCAAACAAACGGCGCTGATATTCGGACTGTCAGGCAGGCAATTTTTAGCGCGAATAATAATAATTAAATAAGAATCATTCTCAATTTTGTGTGATAATAACGCTCTGCCATCCTCTTTCGGGTACTCCCCTTTTTAACCTATGAAACCAGGCTTTGAAAGCGCTGTCGATATCGTCAATCCGCCTGTGCGGCGTCCGGCGGCGGGCAGGCGACCCTGGCGGGCGCTTGGCATGGTACGACGACTCGACTTCAACACGCCGGGCTACCGATTTGAATCTGATCCGGTGGCTGCCAATGAGCCGGTACTGGAGGGGCGATTGCGAACAGTGCAATTGCAGCCGGGCTTATCCATGCATGGAACCGAAGTAATCGATTTGCACAATATGGTTTCACGGGTGAACATCAAGTCCGGCTTGCGGGTTGTGCTCGCGCTGGCTGGCATCGTAGATGTGCGCATCGGGGGACAGCGGGTGTATCTGCGCGCAGATGATCCATCACATGGTGCTACTGCCGCCATTATCAGCATGCCCGACGACGCCTGTTTGAGCGGCAGTGGCAGCGGGGCAAATGGGAACGCAAACTTGCTTTGCACGTCACGCCCGAATGGCTGCAAAGTCATGGCTGGCTGTACACAAAAGACCAATTGCCCGATATGGACGGGCGCGCGCCAACGGCCCGGCAGCGCCCCACCTGCCTGAATTTTCCCGATACGCTGTGCATCAAAGTCTGGCAACCGTCGCCGCACGCGCTGGCACTGGCCGAGCAAATGCTGTGTCATTCGGAGGATCCGACAGATGAGCTCAGCCGCTTGCGACTTGCCAGCCGCGCGCTGGAATTGCTTTATGAAGCCCTGGCGAGCCAGCGAGCAGATATCGCCGCAACAGGCACGTTAAAAGGTAATTTGCGACAGCGAGACCAGGACCGTATGCTGCGCTTGCGCAGTTTCATTGACAGCGAATTGCAGACGCCTTTTGCCCAGCCGACCCAGATTGCCGAGCTTGGGCGCCGTTTCGGCCTGAGCGCCAGTGCCTTGCAGCGGCAATTTCGCAGTGCCTTCGGGACCTCGGTTAATGACTACCGGCGGGTTATGCGGCTGCATCAGGCCCGCACCAGCCTGGAGCAGGGCACCAGTATTACCGAAGCCGCCTATCAGGCAGGCTATTCCAGTGCCGCCAACTTCGCGACGGCCTTTCGGCGCCAGTTTGGCTTAAGTCCCAAAAGCCTTTGTTCCCGGCTTTGATCGCGGACGAGCCGAAAACTGACCTGAACGCAAAGAACTTTGCGTGTTCGTCAAACTTATTTTGTAAATGAGAATGATTCAATATGACCTTGCTGTCTCCAAATGGGGTGGTGGCAGGACGCCTTGTGCCTTCAAGGGCGTCACCAATCAGTTAGGAATACAAGGAATCAGTAATGAAAATGTCCGGCAAGCACAAGAGCGGCAGACGGTTTGGGATAGACATGGCACTTGCGCCAATGGTGCTGGCGCTGTTTTTTCCGGCGCCGTGCATGCGCAGGAAAAAGCGCCGGTCGCCACACTGGATG
Above is a window of Advenella kashmirensis WT001 DNA encoding:
- a CDS encoding helix-turn-helix transcriptional regulator, translating into MDGRAPTARQRPTCLNFPDTLCIKVWQPSPHALALAEQMLCHSEDPTDELSRLRLASRALELLYEALASQRADIAATGTLKGNLRQRDQDRMLRLRSFIDSELQTPFAQPTQIAELGRRFGLSASALQRQFRSAFGTSVNDYRRVMRLHQARTSLEQGTSITEAAYQAGYSSAANFATAFRRQFGLSPKSLCSRL